Sequence from the Camarhynchus parvulus unplaced genomic scaffold, STF_HiC, whole genome shotgun sequence genome:
aaaaaatctcctgGGAATACCCTAggaatctcccaaaaatccctgggaattcccacaaaatccccccaaaatcctccccaaaaatctcctggGAATCACCtggaaatccccccaaaaatccccaaacaatctcccaaaaaaaatccccaaaaaatcccccccaaaatatcccttgGGAATACCCTGggaatctcccaaaaatcccctgggaattgccacaaaatcccccaaaaatccccaaaaaccccttgggaattttctggaaatcctcacaaaatccccccaaaaattccctcgggaaaaccccagaaaatcccctcaaaattccctgggaattcccaaaaaagtCCCTAAAAAgttggggggggaaatttgggggaaaacgagaaaaaattgtaaaaattgGGCAGAGGGcggggaaatgggaaaatttggggggaaatgagaaaaaataggaaaaatcgGGGAAACCCCCGGGAATTCTGTAACATTCCAGTCTCATTAATTAACCCCGTGTCATTAATTAACCCCGTGTCATTAATTAGCCCCGTGTCATTAATTAACCCTGTGTCATTAATTAACCCGAGTCATTAATTCCCGCGTTGTCAGATTTGCGCTGGATTTTGCCTTAATTCCCTGGAAATCCGCCAAATTCCGTGTCGTTAATTAATTCTGTGTCATTAATTAGTCCTGTGTCGTTAATTAAGTCTGTGTTGTTAATGCCTTGTCATTAATTAATTCCCAGTCGTTAATCTCGTGTCATTAATTCCATGTCACCAAGTCCGAGTCACTAATCCCCTGTCAATAATTAATGCCGTGCTGTTAATTAATTCTGTGTCATTTATTAATTCCGTGTCATTTATTGATTCTGTGTCATTTACTAATTCTGTGTCAATAATTAATTCCGTGTCATTAATTCCGTGTCATTAATTCAATGTTATTAATTAATCCCGTGTCATTAATTAATTCTGTGTCATTACTTTAGTCATGTCATTTACTAATTCTGTGTCAATAATTAATTCCGTGTCATTAATTCCGTGTCATTAATTCAATGTCATTAATTAATCCCGTGTCATTAATTCCACGTTATTAGTTCCATGTCATTTACTAATTCTGTGTCAATAATTAATTCCATGTCATTAATTCAATGTCATTAATTAATCCCGTGTCATTAATTAATTCTGTGTCATTAATTAATTCCACATTATTAGTTCCATGTCATTAAGTAATTCTGTGTCATTTATTAATTGTGTCATTAATTCCGTGTCATTAATTAATTCCGTGTCAATAATTAATTCCAACTCGTCAATTCCGTGTCATTAATTCTGTGTCATTAATCTCGGGTCATTAATTAATCCCGACTCATTAATTCCATGCTGTCCCAGTCTTTGTCCCCTCCGGATCTTGCCTTAATTCcttgtaattaattaattaattaattaattacccCCCCTATAATTAGCAGCCCTTAATGAGCGGCGACCTCTCAGGGGCAGGGTTAATTAATCCCATTAATTAATGGTTAATTAACCATTGATTAATTACCCCAGGCTAATTAATCCCCTCCAGTGATCCTTCCAGGTTCGTTAGTCTCGTtctgttaattaattaattaataagcATTCCAGGCTAATTAATCCCCATTCCTTAATCGTTCTGGATTAATTAGCCCACCCCGTTAACTGCCCCGGGTTCATTAGCGCTGTCACGGTTAATTAACTGCtgcaattaattatttaagGCTAAATAGCCCCTCAATTAATTAGTCAGGGTAATTAATGATTCGTTAGCCCAGGCTGatcattaattattaattattaaccCTTCATTACCCCCCCCAGGTTAATTAACTCAGGGCTCATCCTTgccattaattaattaaccaATGCCAACGGCGCCTGCTGTTAATTAGCAAAGGCTGATTAATTACCCTGCTTAATTAATtgaggctgtgcctgcaggggctTCATTAACCCCAGAGGCTTAATTAATCAGTAATTAGCGGCTAATTAGCCAATTCCCGCTGGGCCGCTCCATCCCCCTTCGCGCTGCTCCCtgattaatgaattaattaattactcaATAATTAACCAGACATTCCAGCTCGTTTACATTCCaggccgcccctccccctccctgcaggccagttaattaattaattaattagtgaTTAATGAAGGGAGGGGTGGGCGTGGCCTCGGCCGGCGGTTCGTGAGCGCGACAAACGGTGATTAATTAGTGAAAGCTCATTAAAGCTAATTAATTAAAGGCGGTTTGAAAGTTCGTTATGAGTCGAGTGGTGTTAATTAAAGGTTGGTTAAAAGTTCATTAAGACTGGAGTGGAATTAATTACAAATCACAAAATATTAAGGGTGAAAACGGTtaattaaactattttaaaaccTAATTAAGGCTGGAATAAAGTTAattaaaagtgggaaaaaagttCATTAAGGGTTGAGTCGAGTTAATTAAGTCGGAAAGTTCATTAAGAGTGGAGCAAAGTTAATTAAAAGTTGTTCAAAAGTTAATTAAGGGTggaaaaagttaattaaaaggtttttaaaaagtttattaaGGGTGGAACACATTTAGTTAATTAAGAATTCAAttaataaaaaggttttttcaaAGCTAATCAACGgcaaaaaaagttaattaaaaattaattaaaggtTGTTTAGAAGTTCATTAAGGGTGAAAAAAGTCAATTAAACTTTTTCGAAATTTAATTAAGAACGGAACAAactaaataaaactttttaaaaagttgattgagggagaaaaaagttaaattaaaagTTTTGCAGAGTTAATTAAGATTGCAATTAACttaattaaaagttttttttaaagttcattaagggtgagaaaaataaattaaaagttttttaaagttaattaaaaGTTTTTCAAAGTTAACTAAGAAAGGAATGGACTTAATTAAACGTTTTTTAGAAGTTCGTTAAGGgtgaacattttaattaaaagttttttaaGTTAattcaaagttttattttcagttaattAAGAGCAGAACGAAGCTCGTCAGAGCTGAGttaattaaagcaattaaagATCCgcgggtgggggaggggccgtgGGCGGGGCTCCCACCCCCCCCCGGGCTATTTCGGGAccgcgcccctcccccaccccgtGGGAAccgggggggcggggccgcgggtgggggaggggcggccgggggtgggggaggggcccgggggtgggggcggggccgcgctcaGAGGGCGCCCCAAGGTGGCCGCAGGTTCCGACcccggggtggggggaggggcgctggggggaggggcgctggtgggtgggtggggggaGGGGTTTGTGGCCGTGACCTCTGaccccggcccctcccccccccacccctccctttAGCTCAGGGTCAATGGAGCTGCACGaggccgcccctccccccgccgaGGTCAAGGTGagtttggggggggggaggggcgcgacccccacccctccccccacgcccccctccccccccaccccgcccctccccccacccccaaattcccgcgggtttttttttttttttttttaggaaattttttggggttttttggggaaaaatcgggggcggggccgcgtggggggaggggcgggccgggggggaggggcgggcgaggggatctgggggaatttgggggattttggagaattttgggggaagttCCGGGAGTTCGGGGcggggcagggaagggggggggggaatttgggattttgggagtttggaaatttggaaatttgggaattttggggattttggggatttggaatTTGAGgattcaggaatttgggggtttgggaacTCGATATTTTcgggatttggggcattttggagatttggggttttaggaatttgggaatttcgggattttgggggattttgacaattttggaatttgggacttgggatttgaggattttggggatttgggggatttcagggatttggggattttggaattTGGAGatttaggattttggggatttgggaatttggaaattctgggaatttggggtttgaggattttgaggatttttgggatttgggaatttgggatttttgagatttagagattttggggatttgggattttagggttttggggatttccggatttgaggattttgaggaatttggggaatttggagaatttgggattttgaggatttgggatttcaggaatttgggatttcagggattttggggtcaaagGGGAATGTGGGGCGGAAATGGGGAATAtcgatttttggggtttgaatCCCGATGTTTTGGGGCGTGAATCGCCCTTTTTTGGGTctaaaaccccattttttgggggtctaaaatcccattttttgggggtctaaaatcccattttttggtgGTATGAACCCCAATTTTTCTGAGGCTCAAATCCCCGTATTTTAGGTTTGGGAATCCCCGTGTTTTTGAGTCTaaacccccaatttttggggtcgtttctctgcccctttccccagcacctcctggagACGCCGTTCGGGGTCGTGCACGCCTGGACCTCGGGgtgcccccggcccggccgccccgccCTGCTGACGTTCCCGGATGTGGGCCACACCCGTGCGTCCCCTCCCCCGCCCTGCTGACTCCTCCCCCACCCACCTGCCCTTCCCCCACCACTTAAGACCCTCCCCCACCCTCCAGACCCTCCCCCACCCTGGCTGACCCCTCTCCatcccccggcccctcccctGCTGATCCCTGACCCCTGACccctggcccctccccccccagaCCTTACCTGACCCATCCCCCCCGCTGACCCCTGACccctggcccctcccccccccagaCCTGACGTGTTTCTCGGAGCTCTTCGGGCACCCGGAGATGTTGGAGATTTCCAGAAGCTTCCACCTGGTGCACCTGGAGCCGCCCGGCATGGAGGAGGGGGCGCCGCCCTACCCCCCCGGGTAACCACGCCCCCTCCTCTGAAACCCCACCCACAAACCCACAAACCCCTcccacaaatccccaaaactgccccgcCCCCCTGGTAACGCCCCACCCCTGGGAACCcccgcccccaaaccccaccctaCCCCTGCTTAACCACGCCCCCTCCACTACAACCACGCCCCCAAACCGGTCCTGGCCCCAAAACCCcgcccccaaaactgccccgcCCTAGCTCCCCTGGTATGCCCCGCCCCCTCCACAAAAACCCCGCCCCCTCACTGCCCTTCCCCCACAATCCCCATAACCCCAAGACTGCccctcccccaaaccccgcccTACCCCCCCAGGTAGCCACGCCCCGCCGCGAACCTGCCAcgccccccaaaaccccgcccccaaaaaccccgcctccaaaccccaaaactgcccctcccccatcccTTGACCCCCGACTGACCCTCgggtgaccccaggtgaccccgGGTGACCTTTGACCCTGCAGGTACCAGTACCCCTCCCTGGAGCAATTGGCCGAGGCGCTCCCGGGCgtcctgcagggcctggggtgagtgggggaggggctcgggggctcggggggcgtGGTCAAAGGTCAGGCCACGCCCCCGTGTGACCTCTGACCCCTCTGTGACCTCTCTGACCCCTGACAGGATCCGGAGCATCGTCGGGGTGGGGGTGGGGGCCGGGGCCTTCGTGCTGGCCAAGTTCGGGGtgagtgggggaggggaaacTGGGgcgggactgggggggactgggggtttggggtcatctttggggtcattttgggatttatttgggatttatttggggttattttggggttattttggggccATATTTGGGTCAccattttgggtttatttgggctcattttggggccATATTTGGGTCACCATcttgggggcattttggggccataTTTGGGTCAccattttggggtaattttggggtttatttgcgATTTATTTGGGGTAATtctggggtaattttgggatttgtttgAGATTGATTTGGGGTTAAgttgggataattttgggccCATTTTTGGGTCCCATTTTGGgctaattttggggtttattttgggctgattttgagattattttgggataattttgtgctgattttgggcCCATTTCTGGGTCCCTTGTGGCTGATTTCCGGGTCCCCCCGGGGGttaatttgggataattttggcgtttatttgtggtttatttgggataattttgggtttttttggggggtttgtttggaataatttgggggtttatttgggataattttgtgctgattttgtgCTGATTCTGGGcccatttttgggtccattttgggcgattttggggtcccgCAGCTGCTGCACCCCGAGGCCGtggaggggctggtgctgctcaaCCTCGACCCCAAAGCCAAGGGATGGATGGACTGGGCCGCCAGCAAGGTGGGCGGGGCCTGAGGGGCGGGGCTTCCGGGGGTGGGGCGAAGGGGGCGGGGACTCGGGgaacatttgggttttttgcgtggtttatttggggttttttgggggttttttggtgtttatttttagggtttttaggGTGGGGGTTTTATcggttttttgagttttttttcctttttttggggggtgggtttttttttaaatttttttgtttttgtttttttgggagtgtttctttttggggttttttggggtggttttttcagggtgttttttttctgggttttttgttttgttttttttatttttatttttgctttattttggtttttttgggtgttatttggggctttttttgggtgttgttttggggcttttttggggggggggttgaggtttttggggttttttttggtggatttttttggggtttttttttttttttgtttttttgggttttttgggggagaaatttggtgttttgggttttgggtttttttttgggaggcGTCTCACAAAGCCCCTCCCCCTCCAGCTTTCGGGTCTGACGATGTCGACAAACGAGATGATCCTGAACCACCTCTTCACCCaggtttggggagattttggggctttttggggttttgggggggtttggggagttttggagggttttttggggtatttttgggacgtttggggggttttggttttcttgggggtttttgggggggttttggtgagttttagggttttttggggagctTTTTGGGTTATTTGAGGTGTGTTTGGGGTtatgggaaatttttgggggtttggggggtttgggggatttttggtggttttgggagattttggggttttttttgggttttttttttggctttttggggggggttgggggtttttgatttttttattatttttggggaggtttggggttttttttttgttttttggggggtttggtgggttttttgggggggtgggatttttgggggattttgagggttttggggggttttgggggttttttttgtttttttggggggcagttgggggctttggtttttttttaaattttttggcggtttttggtttttttggttttttggggttttggtgggtttttgtgAGGGTTTTTCCAGCCGGGGGTCACGGTCACTCTGGGGGTCACTCCGGGGGTCAGGGGTCACTCCGGGGGTCAGTTGGTGGGCGGTCACTCAAGGGTCAGGGGTCACTCcgggggtcactcaggggtcactctggggtcaccCAGGACGAGCTggccgccgcccctccccccgtCCGCCGGGTCCGGGAGCACCTGGCGGCCGCGCCCAACCCCGCCCTGTTCTGGAGCATGTACACCAGGTGAGGGGGCGTGACCAGCTTCTGGGGGGGCGTGGCTTGCCCTGGGGGCGTGGCCTGCCTCGGGGGAGGGTGTGGTGTGGAGGGGGCGTGGCTAAAAGCCAATAAAAATGTATAGGGTTTCCTAATTATTGATTTTAATGTGAGTGGACGTGGCTTTGGTGGGCGTGGCTTTGTTGGGGCTGTCGCTTTAGAGATTGGGGCGTGGCCAAAGGGAGGAAAGGGGTGTGGTCAAAAGGGAGGGGGTGATGTGTGTGTCCTGAAGGGGTGGGGGTGGGGTCAGAAAGGGGTGTGGCCACTGTGGGCGGGGTTACAATGCATGCGATCATAGTGGGCGTGGCTAACCTGTGGCCATGCCCCCTCAGCCGCGCTGACTTGGGCCTGGAACGGAGCGGGGCTGGGAACCTGCGGTGAGTGACCTTTGACCCCTGACCCCTGAGTGATCCTTCAGTGACCCCTGAGTCACCCCGAGTGACCCCTCTGTGACCTCTGACCCCCAGCTGCCCCGCCCTGCTGGTGGTCGGTGACCAGGCCCCCCACGAGGACGCCGTGGTGAGtgggggcagggctgggggagggggcgTGGTCACTTGGGGGGTGTGGTCACTTTGAACACGCCCCCAGCCATTGGCCACGCcccctgacccatttttccccgcCCCCAAGGTGGAGTGCAACGCCAAGCTGGATCCGACGCAGACGTCGTTCCTGAAGGTGACCTttgacccctgagtgacccttGATCCTTGAATCACCcctgacccctgagtgacccctgacccctgagtgaccacgCCTCTTTGCAGATGGCCGACGGGGGCGGACAGCCTCAGATTGCCCAGGTGAGGGGTCAGAGGTCGATGGGGGCGTGGCCTGAGGGGCGTGGCCATCGCTCGGGGTGTTGCCAGCCTTCAGTGGGCGTGGCCAGCGCTGACCAcgccccctcccccagcccggccGTCTGACCGAGGCGATCAAGTACTTCCTGCAGGGGATGGGCTACAGTGAGTGAGCTCATTAATATGCATGAGGGCTTGTTAATATGCATGAGAAACTCTGCATCCATGGTGGGCTCATTAACATGCATGATGGGCTCATTAATATGTATGAAAACTCAATATGCATGATGGGTTCATTAATATGCATGAAGGGCTTGTTAATATGCATGAGGAACTCAGCATGCATGATGGGTTCAATAATATGCATGAAGGGCTTGTTAATATGCATGAGGAACTCAACATGCATGATGGGCTCATTAATATGCAGGGTGGGCTCATTAATGTGCACGATTACCTCATTAATATGCATGAGGGGCTCATTAATGTGCATGAGAAACAACATGCACAATGGATTCGTTAATATGCTTGCAAGCTCATTAATATGCATGAGAAACTAAACATGCATGTTGGGGTAATTAATATGCATGATAGGC
This genomic interval carries:
- the LOC115916746 gene encoding protein NDRG2-like → MELHEAAPPPAEVKHLLETPFGVVHAWTSGCPRPGRPALLTFPDVGHTHLTCFSELFGHPEMLEISRSFHLVHLEPPGMEEGAPPYPPGYQYPSLEQLAEALPGVLQGLGIRSIVGVGVGAGAFVLAKFGLLHPEAVEGLVLLNLDPKAKGWMDWAASKLSGLTMSTNEMILNHLFTQDELAAAPPPVRRVREHLAAAPNPALFWSMYTSRADLGLERSGAGNLRCPALLVVGDQAPHEDAVVECNAKLDPTQTSFLKVTFDP